A single Triticum dicoccoides isolate Atlit2015 ecotype Zavitan chromosome 2A, WEW_v2.0, whole genome shotgun sequence DNA region contains:
- the LOC119356821 gene encoding probable isoaspartyl peptidase/L-asparaginase 2, producing MARWAIAIHGGAGVDPNLPEHRQEEAKRVLARCLQVGVDLLRAGATALDVVEAVVRELETDPCFNSGRGSALTRAGTVEMEASIMDGRGRRCGAVSGVSTVRNPVSLARRVMDKSPHSYLAFDGAEDFAREQGLEVVDNSYFITEENVGMLKLAKEANSILFDYRIPLAGADTCSALAAASEKNNSNGMVMNGLPISIYAPETVGCAVVDSNGFTAAATSTGGLMNKMTGRIGDSPLIGAGTYACGHCAVSCTGEGEAIIRSTLARDVAAVMEYKGLPLQEAVDFCVKERLDEGFAGLIAVSGTGEVAYGFNCTGMFRGCATEDGFMEVGIWE from the exons ATGGCGCGCTGGGCCATCGCCATCCACGGCGGCGCGGGCGTGGACCCCAACCTGCCGGAGCACCGCCAGGAGGAGGCCAAGCGCGTGCTGGCGCGGTGCCTGCAGGTCGGCGTCGACCTGCTGCGGGCCGGTGCGACGGCGCTGGACGTGGTGGAGGCCGTGGTGCGCGAGCTGGAGACCGACCCCTGCTTCAACTCGGGCCGCGGCTCCGCGCTGACCCGCGCTGGCACCGTCGAGATGGAGGCCAGCATCATGGACGGCCGCGGCCGCCGCTGCGGCGCCGTCTCCGGCGTGTCCACCGTCCGCAACCCGGTCTCCCTCGCCCGCCGCGTCATGGACAAGTCTCCACACTCCTACCTCGCCTTCGACGGCGCCGAGGATTTCGCGCGCGAGCAG GGCCTAGAGGTTGTGGACAACAGCTACTTCATCACGGAGGAGAACGTGGGAATGCTCAAGCTCGCCAAGGAGGCCAACAGCATCCTCTTCGACTACCGCATCCCGCTCGCCGGCGCCGACACTTGCAGCGCGCTGGCGGCCGCGTCAGAGAAGAACAACAGCAACGGCATGGTGATGAACGGGCTGCCCATCAGCATCTACGCGCCGGAGACGGTGGGCTGCGCGGTGGTGGACTCCAACGGCTTCACGGCGGCCGCCACCTCCACGGGAGGGCTGATGAACAAGATGACGGGCCGCATCGGCGACTCGCCGCTCATCGGCGCCGGCACCTATGCGTGCGGGCACTGCGCCGTGTCGTGCACGGGCGAGGGCGAGGCCATCATCCGCTCCACGCTGGCGCGGGACGTGGCCGCCGTCATGGAGTACAAGGGGCTGCCTCTGCAGGAGGCCGTAGACTTCTGCGTCAAGGAGCGGCTCGATGAGGGGTTTGCGGGGCTCATCGCCGTGTCCGGCACCGGCGAGGTGGCCTACGGGTTCAACTGCACCGGCATGTTCAGGGGCTGCGCCACCGAGGACGGTTTCATGGAGGTCGGCATCTGGGAGTGA